The following are from one region of the Candidatus Kryptoniota bacterium genome:
- a CDS encoding CBS domain-containing protein codes for MSEHEMDDELQEMYEDPKRREKVLSNDVLRLPIKSVRLQDAISISPESSVLEAIELMKSHKMGCLLVVDSKKVVGIFTERDLLYKLAGTKNDLSAVKVKQYDTPNPEMLQANDEIGHALNLMHIGGYRHIPIVNAKGEPKAVLSIKDIVSFLCEYFPEDVLNVPSKPLRTTTEREGA; via the coding sequence ATGTCTGAACACGAGATGGATGATGAGCTTCAGGAAATGTATGAGGACCCAAAGCGCCGTGAGAAGGTTCTCTCAAACGACGTCCTGAGATTGCCAATAAAATCAGTAAGACTTCAGGACGCGATTTCCATTTCACCTGAATCGAGTGTCCTGGAGGCGATCGAGCTCATGAAGTCGCACAAGATGGGATGTCTCCTCGTAGTGGACTCAAAGAAAGTCGTAGGGATATTCACGGAGCGAGATCTCCTTTACAAGTTGGCCGGCACGAAGAACGACTTGTCGGCGGTCAAGGTCAAACAGTACGACACTCCGAACCCTGAAATGCTTCAGGCGAATGACGAGATCGGTCACGCCCTCAATCTCATGCACATAGGCGGCTACAGGCATATTCCGATAGTGAACGCAAAAGGAGAACCAAAGGCCGTACTCTCTATAAAGGACATTGTCTCTTTCCTTTGCGAATACTTCCCGGAGGACGTCCTTAATGTTCCTTCAAAACCGCTGAGGACGACGACCGAACGCGAGGGAGCATAG
- a CDS encoding glucose 1-dehydrogenase: MENFKEKSAIVTGASSGIGRATAKALARSGANVVAVGRNRERLESLKTEIDGSGSLSIVQADVTLEANRKKCVDKALERFGGIDILIQAAGIIANGTVENTTDAQWNEMIEINLTSVFRLMQLALPSIIKRKGNIVNVSSVTGTRAFPNVLAYCVSKAGVDQLTRCAALELAPKGVRVNAVNPGVVETNLHRNSGMNEETYAGFLEHSKTTHPIGRAGNPEEIADLILFLASDKASWITGVTYSIDGGRAQTCLR; the protein is encoded by the coding sequence ATGGAGAACTTTAAAGAAAAGTCAGCGATCGTAACAGGTGCTTCGAGCGGGATCGGTCGGGCGACCGCAAAAGCACTCGCAAGATCGGGGGCTAATGTGGTCGCCGTTGGAAGAAACAGAGAACGGCTGGAGTCATTGAAGACAGAGATCGATGGATCGGGTTCATTATCGATTGTACAAGCCGACGTGACCCTCGAGGCTAATCGCAAGAAATGCGTCGATAAGGCTTTGGAGCGCTTTGGCGGAATCGATATTCTAATTCAAGCGGCAGGAATAATCGCGAACGGGACCGTGGAGAATACGACCGACGCGCAATGGAACGAGATGATCGAAATAAATCTGACCTCCGTTTTCCGGCTCATGCAGCTTGCCCTTCCTTCTATTATCAAGCGGAAGGGAAATATCGTGAACGTATCCAGCGTGACGGGAACCAGAGCGTTTCCGAATGTACTCGCCTATTGCGTGAGCAAGGCCGGGGTGGATCAGCTTACAAGATGCGCAGCCCTCGAGCTGGCACCCAAGGGTGTGAGAGTAAACGCGGTAAATCCCGGCGTCGTAGAGACGAATCTCCACAGGAACAGCGGGATGAACGAAGAGACCTACGCAGGTTTCCTCGAACATTCCAAAACTACTCACCCAATCGGACGCGCCGGCAATCCGGAAGAGATTGCCGACTTGATTCTCTTCCTTGCCTCCGACAAGGCGTCTTGGATAACCGGCGTCACTTACAGCATCGACGGAGGACGGGCACAGACATGCTTAAGGTAA
- a CDS encoding acyl-CoA dehydrogenase family protein, which translates to MVQFGGVDYFNTESLLSAEEKLVRDTVRDFVSNEVVPIIEKHYREGTFPKHLVKKMGELGILGPTFPAKYGCAELNNVAYGLIMQELERGDSSVRSFASVQSGLVMFPIFTFGSEEQKDRWLPGLAKGDAIGCFGLTEPDFGSDPGSMITRAELKGDKYVLNGAKMWITNGTIADVAVVWAKLENQIRGFLVEKGTPGFTAPEMKGKHSLRASVTSELVFQDCAIPRENILPGSGGLKSPLMCLDQARYGISWGAVGSAMACYDSALNYAKSRIQFDKPIAAFQLTQDKLVFMLTEITKGQLLNLQLGRLKDQGKHKFTQVSMAKRNNVHFALEIARVARTILGANGILDEYPVMRHMANLESVYTYEGTHDIHTLIIGSDITGFQAYT; encoded by the coding sequence ATGGTACAGTTTGGCGGCGTTGACTACTTTAATACTGAGAGCCTCCTATCTGCCGAAGAGAAACTTGTCAGGGACACCGTGCGTGACTTCGTGTCGAACGAAGTTGTTCCCATCATAGAGAAACATTACCGAGAAGGAACATTTCCGAAACATCTTGTGAAGAAGATGGGCGAGCTCGGTATCCTCGGCCCGACCTTCCCGGCGAAGTATGGGTGCGCGGAACTGAACAACGTGGCGTACGGTCTCATCATGCAGGAATTGGAACGAGGCGACTCAAGCGTTCGGAGTTTTGCTTCAGTACAAAGCGGTCTCGTCATGTTTCCTATTTTCACTTTCGGTTCCGAAGAACAAAAGGACCGATGGCTTCCGGGGCTGGCCAAGGGCGATGCGATCGGCTGTTTCGGATTGACTGAACCCGATTTCGGTTCTGATCCCGGAAGTATGATTACTCGCGCCGAGTTGAAAGGAGACAAGTATGTGCTTAACGGCGCAAAGATGTGGATAACGAACGGGACCATCGCAGATGTAGCGGTCGTCTGGGCTAAACTCGAAAACCAGATCAGGGGATTCCTGGTGGAGAAGGGTACGCCCGGATTCACGGCACCGGAAATGAAGGGCAAGCATTCGCTTCGTGCTTCAGTTACGAGCGAGCTAGTGTTCCAGGATTGTGCAATCCCGCGTGAAAATATTTTGCCAGGATCGGGCGGGTTGAAGTCTCCCCTCATGTGTCTCGATCAGGCAAGATATGGAATCTCATGGGGAGCAGTGGGATCAGCAATGGCGTGTTACGACTCGGCTCTTAATTACGCAAAATCCAGAATTCAATTCGACAAACCCATCGCTGCATTCCAGTTGACCCAGGATAAACTGGTCTTCATGCTCACCGAAATTACAAAAGGTCAGTTGTTGAACCTTCAGCTTGGAAGGCTGAAGGATCAGGGGAAGCACAAGTTCACCCAGGTTTCTATGGCGAAGAGGAACAATGTACATTTTGCGCTTGAGATCGCTCGCGTCGCGCGGACAATCTTGGGAGCTAACGGCATACTCGATGAATACCCGGTGATGCGGCACATGGCAAACCTGGAGAGCGTATACACATATGAAGGGACGCACGACATCCATACTCTGATAATCGGGAGCGACATCACCGGCTTTCAGGCGTACACATGA
- the guaB gene encoding IMP dehydrogenase, whose protein sequence is MNGKITGDALTFDDVLLVPNFSAVLPRETSVRTKFTRGIELNIPLVSAAMDTVTESELAIALAREGGIGIIHKNFSIEKQAEEVDHVKRSESGMISDPVTLGPDHTVREAIALMNKYHISGIPIVKGELLVGVLTNRDLRFVDDHDRKVSEFMTHEHLVTARVGTTLEAAEKILQKHKVEKLPVVDSSGRLRGLITFKDIQKKKRYPYASKDERGRLRVGAAVGVKSETLDRVEALVKAGVDVIIVDTAHGHSKGVIGMVKTLKRKHPELQLVAGNVGTKKGTLDLIKAGVDAVKVGIGPGSICTTRIIAGIGIPQITAVMECSAVASKYKIPVIADGGIKQTGDIPKAIAAGADTVMIGNLFAGVEESPGEKVLYEGRAYKTYRGMGSLDAMKAGSSDRYFQDVEDDIQKLVPEGIEGRVPYRGPLSDTVYQMVGGLRAAMGYLGCRNISELKSNGKFVKITSAGLSESHPHDIDIVKEAPNYHI, encoded by the coding sequence ATGAACGGAAAGATTACAGGGGACGCACTCACTTTTGATGATGTGCTCCTTGTTCCGAATTTTTCGGCGGTCTTGCCGAGAGAGACAAGTGTCAGGACAAAATTCACCCGCGGGATAGAGCTCAACATTCCGCTTGTCAGCGCCGCAATGGACACCGTCACGGAAAGCGAACTTGCGATCGCGCTCGCACGTGAGGGAGGAATCGGAATCATTCACAAGAATTTTTCGATAGAAAAACAGGCTGAGGAAGTCGATCACGTCAAAAGGTCCGAGAGCGGAATGATCTCGGATCCCGTGACATTGGGTCCCGATCACACGGTCCGTGAAGCGATAGCCCTCATGAACAAATACCACATTTCGGGAATTCCGATCGTCAAAGGTGAGCTTCTGGTCGGAGTTCTCACGAACAGAGACCTCCGGTTTGTCGACGACCATGATCGCAAGGTCTCAGAGTTCATGACCCACGAACATCTCGTCACGGCAAGAGTTGGAACTACTCTGGAAGCTGCCGAAAAAATATTGCAGAAGCATAAGGTCGAAAAGCTCCCGGTGGTCGACTCTTCCGGCAGACTTAGAGGACTTATAACTTTCAAAGACATACAGAAGAAGAAGCGTTATCCGTACGCGTCGAAAGATGAGCGCGGCAGACTTCGCGTCGGCGCAGCTGTCGGCGTCAAGTCGGAAACTCTTGATCGTGTCGAGGCCCTTGTGAAAGCAGGTGTCGACGTCATAATCGTCGACACAGCGCACGGTCATTCCAAAGGCGTGATCGGGATGGTCAAGACATTGAAGAGGAAACATCCTGAACTGCAGTTGGTGGCAGGAAATGTCGGAACAAAGAAGGGGACCCTCGATCTAATCAAGGCCGGCGTCGACGCGGTGAAGGTCGGCATCGGTCCGGGAAGCATATGCACAACTCGAATAATCGCCGGAATTGGGATCCCGCAGATCACTGCGGTCATGGAATGTTCCGCAGTTGCATCGAAATACAAAATCCCGGTAATCGCGGACGGCGGGATCAAACAAACAGGAGACATACCGAAGGCGATTGCGGCCGGCGCCGACACTGTCATGATCGGAAACCTCTTCGCGGGCGTTGAGGAAAGCCCCGGTGAAAAAGTCCTCTACGAGGGAAGAGCTTACAAAACTTACAGGGGAATGGGATCCCTCGACGCCATGAAAGCAGGAAGCAGCGATAGGTATTTCCAGGATGTCGAAGACGACATTCAGAAACTGGTCCCTGAGGGAATTGAAGGACGCGTTCCGTACCGCGGACCACTGAGCGACACCGTGTATCAAATGGTGGGAGGACTTAGAGCTGCGATGGGATATCTTGGCTGCAGAAACATCAGCGAGCTTAAGTCGAATGGCAAGTTTGTGAAGATAACGTCCGCGGGACTCAGCGAAAGCCATCCGCACGACATCGATATAGTCAAGGAGGCTCCAAACTACCATATATGA
- a CDS encoding aminopeptidase P family protein, protein MTLSELQAHSVKSVGELQRQIRGLSLDAFLVSDLSNVRYLTSFSGTTALCVIYPDSSIFLTDFRYKEQAAIEVASCEIEIYDGNVIDYLAKKIFRGLRGRKLSIGIEDTISVGTLDELSSKVSSGEFTKTSQVIEKIASRKSKPELELIKQACSISGTALEILVQEEWTGKSETELAATLEFNQKVMGASKESFDTIVASGMRGAMPHGIASGRTIEKNELVTIDFGCFFGGYASDITRTFSTGPKIKSRLSKVYQIVLEAQRKAADFAKAGVAAKSVDRAARSYIERKGYAKYFGHGTGHGVGLRIHELPRVSRTSDDVLEEGNVITIEPGIYLPGIGGVRIEDDFVVTQNGVEQLTHFSKEMEYYITTYGK, encoded by the coding sequence ATGACGCTTAGCGAGCTGCAAGCGCACTCAGTCAAGTCGGTCGGTGAGCTGCAAAGGCAAATTCGGGGATTGTCGCTCGATGCGTTCCTCGTGTCCGATTTGTCGAATGTCAGGTACCTGACGTCGTTCAGCGGTACCACAGCTCTTTGTGTGATTTATCCCGACAGCTCTATCTTCCTTACTGATTTTCGTTATAAAGAACAAGCTGCGATCGAAGTGGCAAGCTGCGAAATCGAAATCTACGACGGGAACGTGATAGATTATCTTGCAAAAAAAATATTTCGGGGACTGCGCGGGAGAAAATTGTCGATAGGAATTGAGGATACAATTTCTGTCGGGACTCTGGATGAGTTGTCTTCAAAGGTATCAAGCGGTGAATTCACAAAGACATCCCAGGTCATCGAGAAGATCGCCTCCAGAAAATCGAAGCCTGAATTAGAGCTGATAAAACAGGCTTGCTCGATAAGCGGCACCGCTCTGGAAATACTGGTACAGGAAGAATGGACGGGCAAATCGGAAACAGAACTGGCAGCCACGCTCGAGTTCAATCAGAAAGTGATGGGAGCATCCAAGGAATCATTTGACACAATTGTCGCGAGCGGGATGCGTGGTGCTATGCCGCACGGAATCGCATCCGGTAGAACGATTGAAAAGAACGAATTGGTAACGATCGACTTCGGCTGTTTCTTCGGTGGGTATGCCTCAGACATTACCAGAACTTTTTCGACCGGCCCAAAAATCAAATCCAGGCTCTCCAAAGTCTATCAGATCGTTCTTGAAGCGCAAAGAAAAGCGGCTGACTTCGCCAAAGCAGGAGTGGCGGCGAAGAGCGTAGATCGAGCGGCCAGATCGTATATCGAGAGAAAAGGTTACGCAAAATACTTCGGTCATGGAACCGGACACGGTGTCGGGCTCCGGATCCACGAGCTCCCGCGAGTTTCCAGGACAAGTGATGACGTTCTCGAGGAAGGGAATGTCATCACAATCGAACCGGGAATATACCTGCCCGGAATCGGAGGTGTCAGGATCGAAGATGATTTCGTCGTGACGCAGAACGGCGTCGAGCAACTCACGCACTTTTCAAAGGAAATGGAGTATTACATCACGACCTATGGAAAATAA
- a CDS encoding glycosyltransferase family 4 protein: protein MENKVLIVSYYFPPMGLSGVQRTLKFAKYLPNYGWEPTVLTVTPTAYYALDYDLLREVTESNIRTVRTNSLDPTRLFESGKPVKMPHEKLRNFLSGVSQTIFVPDNKIGWKHDAMKAARKLLQEEQYNVILSTAPPYTCHLIGAALSKEFNIPLVLDYRDAWVDNPLHFYLTPFHKMSHQNMEKKVLRTSNRIITINRRIKELMIRRYRFLAYNDIAIIPQGYDPEDFEVENELKLPHTDKMRITYAGTFYRNRTPKYFLRALSELLKEQPKLKDNIEAVFIGNFRKENLALVDSLGLKDVVKVFGYLDHKSTVRYLMTSDLLWLTIGNGRGEDMISTGKLFEYIGSRKPIIGLVPDGIARNAILESGAGRAFNPDDVSGLKTALSDFYDLWERDTLPEIPMSFAQEYNRVKLTGDLARELAFQLDYRGSYAKVGEDR from the coding sequence ATGGAAAATAAGGTACTGATCGTCTCTTACTATTTTCCGCCGATGGGATTGAGCGGCGTTCAGCGAACGCTCAAGTTCGCAAAGTATCTCCCAAACTATGGCTGGGAACCTACCGTGTTGACGGTTACACCCACCGCTTATTACGCACTGGACTACGACCTGCTGCGCGAAGTTACGGAAAGCAATATCAGAACCGTGAGAACTAACTCTCTTGATCCCACGCGACTCTTCGAAAGTGGTAAACCGGTTAAGATGCCTCATGAAAAATTGAGGAACTTCCTGAGCGGCGTGAGCCAGACTATCTTTGTCCCGGACAACAAGATCGGCTGGAAGCACGATGCGATGAAGGCCGCGAGGAAATTACTCCAGGAGGAACAATACAATGTAATATTGTCGACGGCTCCGCCTTACACTTGTCACCTCATAGGCGCTGCACTGTCGAAGGAATTCAATATTCCGCTTGTGCTTGACTACCGTGACGCGTGGGTCGACAATCCGCTGCATTTTTATCTTACACCTTTTCACAAAATGTCTCATCAGAACATGGAGAAAAAGGTGTTGCGCACTTCAAACCGGATCATTACAATTAATCGAAGGATAAAGGAATTGATGATCCGCAGATATCGGTTTCTGGCATATAATGACATCGCAATCATACCGCAAGGATACGATCCGGAAGATTTCGAGGTAGAGAACGAGCTCAAGCTTCCACACACCGACAAGATGAGAATAACGTACGCGGGAACGTTTTATAGGAACAGGACTCCGAAGTATTTTCTGCGCGCGCTTTCTGAGCTTCTTAAAGAACAGCCGAAGCTGAAAGATAATATCGAAGCGGTGTTCATCGGCAACTTCAGAAAGGAAAATCTTGCGCTTGTCGATTCACTGGGCCTGAAGGATGTTGTGAAGGTCTTCGGCTATCTCGACCACAAATCAACCGTCAGATATCTGATGACGAGCGACCTACTTTGGCTGACGATCGGCAACGGCCGCGGGGAAGATATGATTTCAACCGGGAAATTATTCGAGTACATCGGCAGCAGGAAACCCATCATAGGTCTGGTTCCGGATGGAATAGCCAGGAACGCAATCCTCGAATCGGGAGCAGGTCGTGCGTTCAATCCGGACGACGTTTCCGGGCTCAAGACAGCTCTGTCGGATTTCTATGACTTGTGGGAGAGGGACACTCTTCCGGAGATCCCGATGAGTTTCGCTCAGGAATACAACCGCGTCAAACTGACCGGGGATCTGGCAAGAGAACTCGCGTTTCAGCTTGACTATCGCGGCTCGTACGCGAAAGTGGGGGAGGACAGATGA